DNA sequence from the Perca flavescens isolate YP-PL-M2 chromosome 3, PFLA_1.0, whole genome shotgun sequence genome:
AGGGAAAAAGCCTAATTAATAAAACAAGCcaacattttgtttacatgttgCAATAGTTTAACTGTGTGAATATAAGGGCATTACACATTATAGCCTGCAGGGACAAAAACTGTGACCAAGTGATATTAAATAGCAGCCTCTGAATAATTAGggactctatctgtaaagtgtctcgagataacgaCTGtaatgatttgacactataaacaaaattgaattaaaattaaattatctGGACACTAGAATGTATATTTTACCCACCTATGTGTTTATTGACAGCAATACATGTTTTGGTTGACAAATGTTTTGAGCAATTATTTGAACTGGGTTTTCATCTGTAGAAGCAAGTATATCATGTAGTTCAGTGATAGCTATGAAGGCAGCTTGTTTAGAGGGAATTAATAATCAGACAATGTGGCACCTTAAGAGAGCTCGTTGGTTTGGTTATTCTACAAAGGCTCTTCAATAGAAACTCTAATCTTAATTCTAGCCGTCAATGAAACTTACTTTGTAAAGCGAAGTGTCATACATCTTTTAAAATAACTGATCTGATTAGAGGCAGACTGGACTGATCCGTTTTAGGGGAATCCAATACATTGTGATTCAAATcagcttttttatatatatatacacaaacacacacacacacacacaaacacacacacacacactcactctctagggctgcaacaatgaatcgataaaattcgattattaaaaaagttggcaatgaatttcattattgattcgttgtgtcgcgcaactaatACGCCACtcagtcgcggagataaaaaaaaaattgagttgagcgcggagcaaaaggaaaaaagagcagagcggcggtagaggaaatacggagagagaccggagagacccgtaacgttgttctgaaatacacagcggaggcagagaaatcagtacgacctaagtcatccaaggtgtggtagcttttttggcccattcatttgtttttatccGTTATGTATAAAatctgtgctttgtcccatatcagttattgttggcaaatgtatttgtgtgtgttgcataaatgaacttaacttgcacttactacaatgatggtaataatttaatgaagtgtgtgtgtgtgtgtgtgtgtgtgtgtgtgtgtgtgtgtgtgtgtgtgtgtgtcttgtctgtatctgctcttTGGGTtatacctttacacaactattaactaaaacaacaagtatgtatgtattgagttgatgtaaattaatgcttttgttttttttatccaattCATTGATtcataatcgacagattaatcgaatattaaaataatcgttagttgcagccctaatatacacacacacacatacatacatacatacatacatacagtgatACAGTAATAATAGTGCTTTTCAGAAGTCTAACAACATTTTTTCCAAACCCTCCAGATGACAGAGGGAAACCTACACCCCCTCCTTTGTCAAAGACCCCTGAACTTGCTAAGGGTGACCTCATCCCGACAGAGGCAACCTCCTCTGACACGAACACTAAGCCACCTGCACCCCCTCTACTATCAGAAGCAGAGGATATCCCTCTCAAAAGTATTCCTACTCCTGCACCCAGTGCTCCTGTTGCAGATGTGATGGATGCTCCCACACCTCCCAGGGaacccaccccacccccccagtCAGCGCCTGAGGTGCCCGCCTACCCTGCACCCCTCCCTGACCCTGTTCCCACCTCTGCTGCACAAGACAAAACGGACAAAAAAATCACAGAGGCAAAGGAGAAGGAGGTGGTGAAAGAGAAGGAGGCTAAAGCAGAGGAGGCAGCTGCACCTCCCTCCACTAACGGTGTCGCAGAGGTGGAGCCAGAAAGCCCGACGGCCATGTTGCCACCTAGTCACCTGGAGACTCTGGAGTCTCCCATTGCACAGCCAGAGGAGCTACGCCTCCCCAATGGCCTGCCGCTGCCAGCCCCTCAAGACCCCGAGGTGCCTGCCACCAGCCCGACTGAGTGTGACGACAGCCCCATCGCTGAGCCTGACATCAGCGAGCAGTCTGTCATACAGACCTCCGCAACTATCACTCAGGCAGCGCCTACGCCTGTGTTCCAAGCCCCCCCTACCCCTGTTGATCAGCCTGCACCTGCACCCGCTGTCCAGGAGATTCTTGCTGAGCCAGCTGTCCAGGCCACACCCGCCCAGCCTGAGGTACAAGACACGGTTCCTCCAGTCACCCTGGACATCAAAGAAGATATCCCTGTGCCCCAGTCCACCGCCAAGGAAGAGAAGCCATCTCCTGCAGAGCCAGTTTCCATAGTTGACAGCACCCCAGAAACTGTGCCcactcccccccctcccacagcagaggagagggaggacacccctcctccccagacagTCACCCCTGCCCTTGTAGAAACTACTATGCAAGGTCAGTTGGTTAAAACATcctaaaatgtttaatagtttaGAATCGTAGTCTCTTCCATCATTAATAGAAAACCTTCCTCGGCAGGATTCTCCTGTCAGATATGTTTGAGTTGATCTGAGGCTGATTGTGTTCGTCTTCCTTTATTTAGCCGCTGTTTCTGTGccaaagaaaaagaggaagatgaAAGATCTAAACAAAAAGGAGGCAGTGGGAGACCTCCTGGATTACTTTAAAGAGGTGTGTGTGCAATAAtccatttatttactttttatgcCCTTACAACTGCTTCAATTAGCCTACGGTTACGCCATGCCTGTTGACAGAGGCAAAGACACAGACTTAAACCATGACTTCATTAAGAGACACATACCATGACTCATATACATTTTAAGATAGCAGTCTAAATGTCCTAACCCCTGTCCCATCTTTAAACCAGGAGCAAGTAGTGGCTGCGCCGGAGCCCGAGCCAGCCCCTGTCCCAGCCCCAGAGACCAAGCCCCCTGCTGCTTCCCCTCCTGCCCCAGAGGAGGCGGACCTGACCTGGGAGGACAAGGAAGACAAAGAGGACAAGCAAGACGCTGAGAACATTAAGCCAGATTCTAAGGAGACCGACACTGACAAGAAGTACCAGTACAAAGAGGGTTGGTCTCTGAACCTTGATACATTTCAGTGTGAACAATGATCTTATCTCCCTTACATCCACGACTTAGGAATGTGTCACTTGACTACATTTATGTTGGCTTTTTTGAAAACGAGGGAGTGGCATTTTACATTATGTGCCCCTGCTGATATAAGTGTTCAGTCAAAAATGATAGTTACGTTATGACAAGGCATCATTTTTGAACAATAACCACAAAAATAAGATTGaacaagaacatttttaaattgcagGTGAATTTAGTGAAATTGTAGGTCATGGCTCCTTGCCTTCTTGCAGCTTGGACTTGTAtatgaacacaaaaaaacagttaattgaACATCTGCCTTCAAAATCAGAGCATAAgataatataatgataatttcAGCAGCTTCTTAAGATTGCCACTCATTAAATAGTAACTCTTGTACCCACAGATGAACCTTGTCTTACACAAAACAGAGattacatatactgtaatatacattcatttattcatttcctAGCCTATCTGCCACCTTGTGGACAGTATGAGGCATGACAGTATCAACAGTTACACAGACCTAGACTTATTTTCTCTCCTTTATTACAGTAAAGCTTGGCTGTGTAGGGAGCATTACGTCTCTGACACTATGTCCCACTATGTTTCATTCTGAGTTGAAACTGAGGGAAGTATAACTTAAacattttgcaaatgttttcaataaaagaacattatggtcattttttgttttggtttctcTTTCAGAACAATGGAAGCCAATCGacccagagaagaagaagcaatATGACCGAGAGTTTCTTCTGGGCTTCCAGTTCATCTCAGCCAGCATGAACAAGCCTGAGGGTCTACCAGCCATCAGTGATGTTGTCTTAGACAAGGTGCAACCTCTTACACTAAAGACATGGCCATAGAGTCTTGAATAGTTTCTGTCAGGTTTATATTATGTAAATGTGtctctgatttatttattttttatgtttattgatTTTCTGTTACTCTGGAATTGCCTGTGTGGTTTAAATGGTGCTGTATAGATACACTTGCCGCCCCTTGCCATAGACTATCTGTCCTAATGTTGATAAAAAGACCTAGATCCTATGAGTCAGTGAAAGTTCTTTTTGCTGGGTGTTTGATCATCACAGAAGCACTGATGGAATGTAACTAGTGTCCCTGTGACTAGAAACATAAAAAGCAATTATATGAATAGTTTCAGTTGgtatttctttctgtctttttaggCTAATAAGACCCCTCTGCGTCAACTGGACCCCAGTCGTCTAACAGGAATGAACTGTGGCCCTGACTTCACACCCTCCTTTGCCAATCTAGGCAGGCCTGGCATGGGAGGAGGAAGCAGAGGACCAGTAAGTTCACATTTTCTTAGTGTGTTTCAAGAGCTCTGCACTTGGAAGTTTATAGCCGATGAATAAAATGGTCATCCCCTATCTTTTCTCAGCCGCCAGGTATGGGCATGGGAGTTGGTGGTCCACGTCGCTCCCAGCAGATGCAGAGGAAAGAGCCAAGGAAAATCATCACCACCATGTCACTCGGCGACGACGTTCAGCTGAACAAGGCAGAGAAGGCTTGGAAACCTACAGTGAAAAAAGTTGTTCACAATCGTGCAGTAGAGGAGCCTGAGAACGATTCAGAGCATGCTAAGACTCAGGACCTGTTTAAACGGGTTCGCGGAATCCTCAACAAACTGACTCCCCAAAAGTTTCAACAGCTAATGAAACAGGTGACGGAACTGACTATTGACACTGAGGAGAGATTGAAAGGAGTCATAGATCTTACCTTCGAAAAGGCCATTTCTGAACCAGACTTTTCAGTGGCCTATGCCAACATGTGCCGCTGCCTTATGGGGGTAAGTGATACCACACAGTTTGCCACATGGAAATATGTGTTGTTTGAATGCTTACTCTTGGACTGTTGGTGGTTCAATCATGCAGATGTGCACAGAGCTATGATACGTGTTAAATGATAAACTAAGTAAATTTAATTTCTAATAAGGCATACGCCTGCATGAtgatgtttaaatttaaaaacctCAGACTATTGTGTGGTAGTGATACATTTTTCTGGAGCCAAAACTAAATTCACACAAcgcaagctttttttttttattttcctcataATTAATTTTTCTAAGAATTACACCTGTTAGTCgaaaaatactttttgaagatgaaaaacattttctttgttctgCTGGATAAAGTTCCATAAGATACTGTTATTAAACGGAGAAAACAATCCTCGTTCTTGAAGCCTTTTCTCTAATCAAAGTAAAGCATAAAATGCTTCCATTAAAACATAATCATAAATCCCACTTTATTATATGTAGCTTGTTCACGTACTAGCATTCTCCTATCAAGCTTTTGAAAGCGGTCAAAATGACTTTTTATTTGTCCGAATTTTTTGACTGTTTGAGCTCATGACATGCTTTGACACCGGTTATTCTTGGCTGGTTGACCGATAAAGACTACTTACTACTAGACACCAACATGGCTGCCTAACTCTAAAACACACTCTTAAAATAGAGTTAAAGAAACTTGCAGTCAAGCCATATTTAAGCTAAAAACAACCCATAATGCAACACTCTTTTAATGTAATAGGCTTACTCTGTAACACACAAACCAGTACCTGCTCCATTATCTTACTGCATCTAGACCCCTTACAAATCTGTTGTCAGCATCAAGGACTGAAGTAAAAAAAGGACACACCTTTGAAAATTCAACTTACTGCTCAAAAACTCAACAGACCCACAACAGAAATTAGAACAGTTGGAATGATTTTTTAATCTTAGATATTgaccaaaaaataatttaaaacggGGGAAATAGTTAAATGAAGAAACACTAAAAATAGTGGAAGAATTTCAATTATGTAATTTATAATTTAGATTACTTCacaaatatgtataaaaaagaaaataataacgGGCAAAAAATGGAAAAGGAATATTATAACATCCTTTGTCAGAGTCCAGTGATGACTGTAAGTCACACACTGTCTTTTCCTGTTCTTTTCAGCTTAAAGCCGAAACCACAGATAAGCCGGGAAACACTGTGAATTTCCGCAAGCTGTTGCTAAATCGATGCCAGAAGGAGTTTGAAAAGGATAAAGATGATGACGAGATCTTCGAGAGGAAGCAGACAGAGCTGGATGCTGCCTCAGTGGTATAGTACTACCTCATAATATATGGTTTGGGATCTTCATTTAAGCACAAAAACGAAGTTGGTAGTTAAGCTTGGCTATATGGTGGGAAGTTTTCGAAGGTGGCCATATATCGGGAGGAAACCACTATGCTAAGATTTTTCATACAGCTAACCATCCCTTGTCACGATTTCCTTTGTTCTCATCACCCCTTTTTATATGACATTGTTTCTGTGGCAGGCGGAAGAAAAGCAGCGGCTCAGCGATGAGCTACAACAAGCTAAAGACCAGGCCAGGAGGCGCTCACTGGGCAACATCAAGTTCATTGGTGAGCTGTTCAAGCTTAAAATGCTAACAGAAGTCATCATGCATGACTGCATTGTAAAGCTGCTCAAAAACCATGACGAGGAGTCCCTGGAGTGCCTGTGTAGACTGTTGTCCACTATCGGCAAGGACCTAGACTTTGAGAAGGCCAAGGTacaacacacgcgcacacacacagtgttagaTAGTGTGATGAAGGGGAAATGGTATTCATAAGTGCACACATCACAGACATGAATGCATCCTGATAAATGTGCAGTTaagattgttttttaatttgatgTTGTAAATGTAGTGTATGAAATGGACTCACCAAACTGTTGTGGTCATCCTCAGCCTCGTATGGACCAGTACTTCAATCAGATGGATAAAATAATAAAGGAGAGGAAGACCAGCTCCAGGATCCGCTTCATGTTGCAGGATGTGCTGGACCTTCGACGGGTAAAGCATAAacaacacgcacacatatacagtacacacatgcCAACAAGGCATTGCAGCATATTACTTGGAAATCCATGATAGTATTGCAGTGTGCATTCATGCGTTTTGCATTTGAGCACCTGCAGTAAATGTTGTAGAGTTTGTGGGGATTTCAGTGTAGAGAGAATTTTGTGATTTTCTCATGTCCCACACCTTATTGGACGTAgcgtgtgtgactgtgtgtggtgCTATACACACAGCCCCACACTGGTCCTTTAGCCCTGGCCTGTGTTTGGCTCAAATATGGCCTaagaaagaaatgtttttctcaGCTCTTTAATGCACGGCAGCTCCTAAACACAGCCCTGTTCCATAGGCTGAGACAATAGACTGTTCCACACAAACTCCACCGTCTCTTCTAGCCGCATTAATTCAGTTCTACTAATGGATCAATTAACATGTATCTAGTATTTTCATCTTTTTGTGTCTTCTTCGGTCATTTCCATTTAGTTGTGCTATTAAGCAAGTCCAGTGCTGTTGAAGCTTATTTCTCTAAAGGAATACTGCAGTCCTCTAGTTAGGCTCCCAGTCCCGCCCACACAGTGTTACAAAACTTGCTGTCTTCAGTGCTTTTACAAGCCAAAATCAGCTGCTCCAAGTCAGCACATTTGCCCAATTTAActgtggaacacacacacacacacacacacacacgcacacacactttgttcATTCCTTTCTATGAAAAGGCTGAAGAGAAAAGTTAAGAGTCAGGATGTTGATCTTGTGATCCATTCCAGGTCTAGTCTCTCCCATGTAGGGATGTCATGAGAACTGATACTTAGTTAACAAGTTGATGCCAAAGAAGAACAGAGAATAGCTCCTCATCTTTATGATGCTGGTTAACTTTAACCAGCCTGGTTCTTTGTGAAAAAATGACGGCAGAGAGAAACAAACTTAAAATACCTGCTGTTGGAAGGTGAACTCATTAAAGATAATACTGTATGCTGCTAGCTGTGTGGCGATGCCAGGCTTTGGAGCTGTGGGTCCATCATATACCACcacaaatacaatttaattCTGTGTGAAATACTAAACATATTGTTATCCTTATGCTGAAATACACATTATAAAAGAGTGTATTTTGAGGTACATAGGATTTACTGTTGTATTTTTATCGTGGTGTATATAATTGGGTAACGAGTCATGGAATTTCATTGGTATTGACTACTAAATTTCTGGTATTGTGACATCCCTACTCCCACACACACCATAGTAATAATAGGTATCCATTGTTAACATTTGTCAGCATTAATATTCCTAAATGCCTTTTGTATCACCAGTCAAAATGAGAAATACTTCAGTACAATTAGGTCAGTGTGATGAGTCTACCGCGCCTGATGCatattctttaaaaatgtaaagttacAATCTCTTTTGCGATAAGCTTGCAAGTGTGTTCATGAATCTCACTTCCCAAACCGCTTGCGATTTTtcaaaactacagcactgagcacatggcacttcctgaatgtgcaaaacataacaggatatgtaaacagaaatgttgttaggcacacattaaattgtaaacagaaataattgattattgcccagccgattatcgatgcagcatcgtccatgtccactaTTCGaggcatcgattatttgattaatttcaacacctctaatgGAAATGTCGCCAGATACACCCAGTTTGTAATACTGCAAATGCAAGGGCTTTCATCATTTATTTGGCAATAGATAGTgacttaacagacatttatttaaaggaaaATCTTTAAGATTATTACTTTAAGTTGTATAGTAGGAATTGGTGATATGAAAAGAAGAATTGCACTTACACTACTTTCAAATAGCTTCTCTAATGTACAAAGTATTTAATAGTATGTTGCTAGACTGTATCCAAAGGCTGTTTCAAATAAGAGAATGCCATTATGAACTGAGGGGAAGCTGTATTTTTACTAGACCAAAAAGCAgaacaaatgtaaaacaaagaaGTGTCTCGGTGTATGGAGTTAAACTGTGGAATGAATTAGAAATTGACTTGAAAAAGTGTAACACAATCAATCGgtttaaaaaatgatttaaatataaggtgattaacaaatataaaacaaaagtgTGAATACCAGAAGGTGCACAAAATGTATTGGACTTCTTGTGTTGTGCTGGGGTATATAGTGTATACTTAGTTTCTGtaactttaatttttttatgaaaaaatataattttatgtaaaaagCGTAGGTGTAATAAGCTCTGGCGTCAACATACACCTTTTCGGTCTTGTTTGTTTCTTGTCTCTATGTATGTTTGACTGTTGTGTGTTACAGATGGccgaaaaaaagaattaaactAAATTTAATACTTTCAGATTTTTTAACTTTGACATATTTTCCCATCCAAAACTTCCAGAGAAGACAAATCATGTCAAAAATAGAACTGTCAATGTCATCACTCACCTCTGCCCTGTACAACCCAATCTGTCCCTCCATCCCATCCCAGAACAACTGGGTGCCCCGGCGAGGCGATCAGGGCCCCAAGACCATAGACCAGATCCACAAAGAAGCTGAGCTGGAGGAGCACAGGGAGCATATGAAGGTGCAGCAAGCCCTCATCTCCAAGAAAGAGACGGGTGGCGGCCCTGGAGGCAGGATGGGTGGAGGAGGTTCCGGAGGTCGTGGGGGCCCTCACACCCAAGGCCGTGGTGCTCCTCCCCAGGACGAGGGCTGGAATACAGTGCCCATCTCCAAGAACCGGCCTATTGACGCCTCTCGCCTTAGCAAAATCACAAAGGTAGGGGAGAGACGCCAGTGTTAATATGTATTGGAGTTATTAACCAGTTGGGATGACGCTGAAAATTTGCTAACCATATGGTTAAATTAGTTTAAACTTTCAACTGCAGAAAATTCATACTTAGCCTGTTTTTTAGTTTCAGCAGGTAGTGTGTATTTAACCAACAGTTTCTTCTTTCAGACTCCTGTTCTTGACTTCAACAATCAGTTGCTTGCCCCAGGAGGTAAAGGCACATGGGGGAGCTGGGGTAAGGGCAGCAGCGGTGGCACCAGTGCCAAACCTGCAGAGTCTGGTAGGTGTCTCATACTGATGTGATGATTAtacatcaaataaatgtagatgAGCACCTTAAAGCAGAAACTCAACATGTGCTATGTTGTGTACGTTCATCCCAAGGCGCAGAGCCAGGCGGCCGTCCAACCACCAGCACTCTGAACAGGTTCTCAGCCTTACAGCAGCCATCGTCCTCCTCAGGCTCTTCCCTGGACTCGGACAGACGAGTTCCTCAGAGGTGAGGAATAGGACACAATTCTTGAAGCCTATTCAGAATCTCCACTAGCAAATGCACAGTAGGACCCTACAGAGTCAGACTCAGCCTTTGTGTTATCTTTTCCTGACTCTGCTCTTCCTCTGTCCTTCTATAGAAACAGCTCGAGTCGAGAGCGAAGTGATCGCTTCGACCGCTCTGATCGTGGCAGTGACCGATTTGAAAGACGGGATGAGCGGCGGGACGACCGTGATCGTAACCGACTGCAGGTCACCAAGCGCAGCTTCAGTCGGGAGAACGAAGAGCGgagcagggagagagagcagcGTGGGCCGACTGATCCTGTCCGCAGAGTAGCGAGCATGACGGACGACAGAGGCAGCAGAGACAGAGCCAGGAGCAAAGAGAATGGTAGGACGCGTGAAGTAGCGGTAGTGTAGATTTAAACTACATATTTAAATCCGAGAATAATCGACTGTGCTAAGAATAGAATTCTCTGGGAAATCCAAATTATCAGAAAACATGTTTTGGACATTTCAGCCATTTATATCGGTGATCTATAAACTCTGAACTACATACTATACTTACCAAAAAAAAGTTATACAACAGGAaagctttttacttttgttttttcttttagtaAAAGTTAGcataaattaaaataacatgTGTTTTGTTTGAACAGTTAAGCGGGAGACAGCtgccccctctccccctctccagACCCTTACCACCACCAAGCCTGCCTTGACCGAGGAAGAACTGAGCAAGAAGTCGACAGCTATCATCGAGGAATATCTCCATATCAACGACATGAAGGTACACACTGAAATgcatatgaaaatgaaaagaaaccaGACTTTCCTTACACAGAAGTACAAATCAGTTTTTTCTTGTTCCATTGCTCTCACAAAAAAATGACCCGCCGAAAACGCTTAAAGATTGCTGTTGtcggggcgcctgggtagctcacctggtagagcgtgcacgTAAACTTTACTACCTGCCTGTATTGTTTCCTGTAAATCTCTTATAGTGTTGCACAATATTGACAAAaagtgatattgcgatatcgattatgaata
Encoded proteins:
- the eif4g1b gene encoding eukaryotic translation initiation factor 4 gamma 1 isoform X5 yields the protein MGNRGSREQQDSEAGAYYPAQPQFTPSVQAAPVIMNPAPQQQQPPPQPPQHIPTKRERKQIRIRDPNQGGRDITEEIMSGGRSGSTPTPPQTAISGSESTAFVQANGESVTAAATPALVRPDDRGKPTPPPLSKTPELAKGDLIPTEATSSDTNTKPPAPPLLSEAEDIPLKSIPTPAPSAPVADVMDAPTPPREPTPPPQSAPEVPAYPAPLPDPVPTSAAQDKTDKKITEAKEKEVVKEKEAKAEEAAAPPSTNGVAEVEPESPTAMLPPSHLETLESPIAQPEELRLPNGLPLPAPQDPEVPATSPTECDDSPIAEPDISEQSVIQTSATITQAAPTPVFQAPPTPVDQPAPAPAVQEILAEPAVQATPAQPEVQDTVPPVTLDIKEDIPVPQSTAKEEKPSPAEPVSIVDSTPETVPTPPPPTAEEREDTPPPQTVTPALVETTMQAAVSVPKKKRKMKDLNKKEAVGDLLDYFKEEQVVAAPEPEPAPVPAPETKPPAASPPAPEEADLTWEDKEDKEDKQDAENIKPDSKETDTDKKYQYKEEQWKPIDPEKKKQYDREFLLGFQFISASMNKPEGLPAISDVVLDKANKTPLRQLDPSRLTGMNCGPDFTPSFANLGRPGMGGGSRGPPPGMGMGVGGPRRSQQMQRKEPRKIITTMSLGDDVQLNKAEKAWKPTVKKVVHNRAVEEPENDSEHAKTQDLFKRVRGILNKLTPQKFQQLMKQVTELTIDTEERLKGVIDLTFEKAISEPDFSVAYANMCRCLMGLKAETTDKPGNTVNFRKLLLNRCQKEFEKDKDDDEIFERKQTELDAASVAEEKQRLSDELQQAKDQARRRSLGNIKFIGELFKLKMLTEVIMHDCIVKLLKNHDEESLECLCRLLSTIGKDLDFEKAKPRMDQYFNQMDKIIKERKTSSRIRFMLQDVLDLRRNNWVPRRGDQGPKTIDQIHKEAELEEHREHMKVQQALISKKETGGGPGGRMGGGGSGGRGGPHTQGRGAPPQDEGWNTVPISKNRPIDASRLSKITKTPVLDFNNQLLAPGGKGTWGSWGKGSSGGTSAKPAESGAEPGGRPTTSTLNRFSALQQPSSSSGSSLDSDRRVPQRNSSSRERSDRFDRSDRGSDRFERRDERRDDRDRNRLQVTKRSFSRENEERSREREQRGPTDPVRRVASMTDDRGSRDRARSKENVKRETAAPSPPLQTLTTTKPALTEEELSKKSTAIIEEYLHINDMKEALQCVQEMNSTQLLFVFVRNGLESTLERSTIAREHMGLLLQQLIKNDILPTQQYYNGLEELLEVAEDMAIDIPHIWLYLAELITPMLHEGGIPMGELFREISKPLIPLGQAGVLLVQILTLLCKGMSHKKVGTMWREAGLRWKDFLPEDVDVNKFVTEEHVEFTLGDESEESKKKLSSAELTKQLERLIQDKANNQRIFDWIEANLDEQQTSSNMFVRALMTCVCQSAVICENPNKVDSEQIKLRAKVLQKYLKDEEKELQALYALQALMVQMEQPANLLRMFFDTLYDEDVIKEEAFYKWESSKDLAEQQGKGVALKSVTAFFTWLREAEDEDESDNS